The following are from one region of the Segatella oris genome:
- a CDS encoding pyridoxal phosphate-dependent aminotransferase: MGQLSNRLIRLAPSATLAMSQKSSEMKAQGIDVINMSVGEPDFNTPENIKEAAKKAIDENYSKYSPVPGYADLRKAIVAKLKHENGLDYSVSEVLVSNGAKQSVCNTVMALINDGDEVIIPAPYWVSYPQMVKLAGGNPVIVNAGFDQNFKMTPQQLEAAITPKTKLLILCSPSNPTGSVYTQEELDALAAVIKKHEDLYVLADEIYEHINYVGKHASIAKVAGMKERSIIVNGVSKAYAMTGWRIGYIAAPEWIVKGCNKLQGQYTSGPCSVSQKAAEAAYTLDQGCVEQMRLAFERRRNLIVKLAKDIPGLEVNTPEGAFYLFPKCSSFFGKTDGQITINNATDFALYLLEKAHVATVGGDAFGDPECFRMSYATSDDNIKEAMKRIKEVLTKLK, encoded by the coding sequence ATGGGACAATTGTCAAATCGTTTAATTCGACTTGCACCATCAGCAACACTTGCTATGTCGCAAAAGAGTAGTGAAATGAAAGCACAAGGTATTGATGTAATCAATATGAGTGTTGGTGAACCAGACTTTAATACGCCAGAGAATATCAAGGAGGCAGCCAAGAAAGCGATTGATGAAAACTATTCCAAGTATTCTCCTGTCCCAGGCTATGCTGATTTACGGAAAGCCATTGTTGCAAAACTGAAGCATGAGAATGGTTTGGACTATTCGGTGAGTGAGGTGCTCGTCAGTAATGGTGCAAAGCAAAGCGTCTGCAATACTGTGATGGCTTTGATTAATGATGGCGACGAGGTAATTATCCCTGCTCCTTATTGGGTGAGCTATCCGCAGATGGTAAAGCTGGCAGGTGGTAACCCTGTAATTGTCAATGCAGGGTTTGATCAGAATTTCAAAATGACACCTCAGCAGCTTGAAGCTGCCATTACACCAAAAACAAAGCTTCTAATTCTTTGCTCACCAAGTAACCCTACAGGTAGCGTTTATACCCAGGAGGAACTTGATGCGTTAGCTGCTGTCATCAAGAAACATGAAGATCTCTATGTCTTAGCTGATGAGATTTATGAGCATATTAACTATGTGGGTAAGCATGCAAGTATTGCTAAGGTGGCAGGAATGAAAGAGCGCTCTATTATAGTGAATGGTGTTTCCAAAGCGTATGCCATGACGGGATGGCGTATCGGATATATTGCTGCGCCGGAATGGATAGTCAAAGGTTGTAATAAACTGCAAGGACAATATACGAGTGGCCCTTGTTCTGTCAGCCAGAAAGCTGCGGAGGCGGCCTATACCTTGGATCAAGGTTGTGTTGAACAGATGCGCTTGGCTTTTGAACGTCGTCGTAATTTAATAGTCAAACTGGCAAAGGATATTCCTGGGTTGGAGGTTAATACTCCCGAAGGTGCTTTTTATCTTTTCCCGAAATGTAGCAGTTTCTTTGGAAAGACCGATGGTCAGATAACTATTAATAATGCGACAGATTTTGCACTCTACTTGTTGGAAAAAGCACATGTTGCAACCGTTGGTGGGGATGCTTTTGGTGATCCCGAATGTTTTAGAATGAGCTATGCAACCAGTGATGACAATATTAAGGAAGCAATGAAGAGAATAAAGGAGGTTTTAACAAAATTGAAATAA
- a CDS encoding bifunctional 3,4-dihydroxy-2-butanone-4-phosphate synthase/GTP cyclohydrolase II yields the protein MGEFRLSSIEDALKDFKEGKFVIVVDDEDRENEGDLIIAAEKITAEAVNFMLKHARGVLCAPITLSRAKELDLPHQVADNTSMLGTPFTITVDKLDGCTTGVSAHDRAETIKALADPKSVPQTFGRPGHINPLYAQDNGVLRRSGHTEAAVDLCKLSGLYPVGALMEIMNEDGTMARMPQLMERAQEWGMKIITIKDLIAYRLKKETTIEVGVEVDLPTIYGHFRLIPFRQTSNGQEHMAIIKGHWDEGESVLVRVHSSCATGDILGSLRCDCGEQLHRSMEMIEKEGKGAVIYMQQEGRGIGLMNKMVAYKLQEQGYDTVDANVHLGFKPDERDYGCGAQMLRHLGIHKMRLMTNNPTKRVGLEAYGLEIVENVPIEIKPNEYDKKYLETKRDRMGHTLHLK from the coding sequence ATGGGAGAATTCAGATTAAGTAGTATTGAAGACGCCCTCAAGGATTTTAAGGAGGGAAAGTTTGTTATCGTTGTGGACGATGAGGACCGTGAAAATGAAGGCGATTTGATTATTGCAGCAGAGAAAATTACTGCTGAAGCTGTGAACTTCATGCTCAAGCATGCCCGCGGTGTGCTGTGTGCTCCGATTACATTGTCGCGTGCAAAAGAATTGGATTTGCCACACCAAGTGGCTGATAATACATCTATGCTTGGCACGCCTTTCACGATAACAGTTGACAAACTCGATGGTTGTACGACAGGAGTATCGGCTCATGATCGTGCAGAAACCATTAAGGCTTTGGCTGATCCAAAGTCGGTTCCACAGACTTTTGGCCGTCCGGGACATATCAATCCTTTGTATGCTCAAGACAACGGCGTGCTCCGTAGAAGTGGACATACCGAGGCTGCGGTTGATCTTTGTAAGCTTTCGGGACTCTATCCTGTCGGTGCATTAATGGAAATCATGAATGAAGATGGTACGATGGCTCGTATGCCTCAGCTGATGGAACGTGCGCAGGAGTGGGGGATGAAGATAATTACTATCAAGGACTTGATAGCTTATCGTTTGAAGAAGGAGACGACGATAGAGGTCGGAGTTGAGGTAGATTTGCCTACAATCTACGGACATTTTAGGCTGATTCCATTCCGTCAGACGAGTAATGGACAGGAACATATGGCAATAATCAAAGGACATTGGGATGAAGGTGAGTCTGTTTTAGTGCGTGTTCATTCATCATGTGCTACGGGAGATATTCTCGGAAGTCTCCGTTGTGATTGTGGGGAACAGTTGCACCGATCAATGGAAATGATAGAGAAGGAAGGCAAAGGAGCCGTCATCTATATGCAGCAAGAGGGGCGTGGCATCGGTTTGATGAACAAGATGGTCGCATATAAGTTGCAGGAGCAGGGCTATGACACGGTAGATGCCAATGTACATTTGGGTTTCAAACCAGATGAGCGTGACTACGGATGCGGGGCGCAGATGTTGCGTCATCTCGGTATTCATAAGATGAGACTCATGACAAATAATCCAACCAAGCGTGTTGGTTTAGAGGCTTATGGTCTGGAGATTGTGGAGAATGTTCCGATAGAAATCAAACCAAACGAATACGACAAGAAATATCTTGAAACAAAGCGTGACCGCATGGGACATACGCTACATTTGAAATAG
- a CDS encoding LptF/LptG family permease, which translates to MIRIKKLDIFIAKQFGMLFVGTFFICQFVLMMQFLWRYIDDLIGKGLSMEIMAKFFWYMGLMLVPQALPLAILLSSLIAFGNLGESSELTAIKAAGISLMQAFRSLIVITLFVSGVSFVFQNNIGPEANNKIAQLLMSMKQKSPELEIPEGIFYDGIPNSNLYVQHKDLKTGKLYGIMIYRMTGSYEDQAIILADSGMLQSTAEKKHLMLSLWSGEWFENMQTDAFGNSAAIPYRRETFTSKRIVLDFNGDFNMTDASALSNNARGKSLAQIYRDMDSLTVSYDSVGRRYYEDVRQGLYYMPHINRRDSLLAVKAGQRINIDTVFNRLSMQQKQQVVSEAMSKVQNAVSDLDFKSLFTSDGDRIIRQHEIEAISKFTVALSCLIFFFIGAPLGAIIRKGGLGIPVIISVLVFIVYYILDNSGYRMSRSGIWTVWFGKGLAPAILTPLAIFVTYKASNDSAVFNIDLYREMLRRVLGLRIKRHIFGKEVIIDEPKYVNDAAKLGVINKDIVDYSALHNLKQMPNPIKVFFKYRADHEIERINDELELIIADLSNTRDAYILNELNKYPVLSVKAHTRPFERKWLNILSAVIVPLGIFFYCRMWRFRMRLLRDLKIVRQTNCNIINRIERVEVK; encoded by the coding sequence ATGATAAGGATCAAGAAATTAGATATATTCATTGCTAAACAGTTTGGCATGCTCTTCGTGGGTACATTCTTCATCTGCCAGTTTGTGCTGATGATGCAATTCCTGTGGCGATATATTGATGACTTGATAGGCAAAGGACTCTCAATGGAGATTATGGCAAAGTTCTTTTGGTACATGGGATTGATGCTTGTGCCCCAGGCTTTGCCGCTTGCCATATTGCTTTCTTCACTGATTGCGTTCGGTAACTTAGGTGAAAGCAGCGAGCTTACGGCTATCAAGGCGGCTGGAATTTCATTGATGCAGGCCTTTCGCTCTTTGATAGTCATTACGTTGTTTGTCAGTGGAGTGTCGTTTGTTTTTCAGAATAATATCGGGCCGGAAGCCAATAACAAGATTGCTCAATTGCTGATGTCGATGAAACAGAAGAGTCCGGAGTTAGAGATACCAGAGGGCATCTTCTATGATGGTATACCCAACAGCAACCTGTATGTGCAGCATAAGGACCTCAAAACTGGTAAACTTTATGGCATCATGATTTACAGAATGACGGGTAGTTATGAGGATCAGGCCATCATACTTGCGGACTCCGGCATGCTGCAGTCAACGGCAGAGAAGAAGCATTTGATGTTGAGTCTGTGGAGCGGGGAATGGTTTGAGAATATGCAGACCGATGCTTTCGGTAACAGTGCAGCTATTCCTTATAGACGGGAAACGTTCACGTCGAAGCGTATTGTGCTTGATTTCAATGGTGACTTCAATATGACCGATGCTTCAGCGTTATCGAACAATGCACGTGGCAAGAGTCTTGCGCAGATATACAGAGATATGGATTCGCTGACGGTGAGTTATGACAGTGTGGGTAGGCGCTATTATGAAGATGTTAGACAAGGGCTCTATTATATGCCTCATATCAATCGAAGAGACTCTCTCTTGGCAGTAAAGGCCGGACAACGGATAAATATCGACACGGTCTTCAACCGATTGTCTATGCAGCAGAAGCAGCAGGTGGTCAGCGAAGCAATGAGCAAAGTGCAGAATGCTGTCAGCGATTTGGATTTCAAAAGCTTGTTTACCAGTGACGGCGACCGCATTATTCGTCAGCATGAGATTGAGGCTATCAGCAAGTTTACGGTAGCTCTTTCGTGCTTGATTTTCTTCTTTATCGGTGCGCCTTTGGGCGCTATTATCCGAAAAGGAGGCTTGGGAATACCTGTCATCATATCGGTGTTGGTCTTTATCGTCTATTATATTCTTGATAATTCAGGTTATCGAATGTCGCGAAGTGGTATTTGGACAGTGTGGTTTGGCAAAGGACTTGCGCCGGCCATATTGACACCTTTGGCTATATTCGTTACGTATAAGGCTTCTAACGACTCTGCTGTGTTCAACATAGATCTGTATCGTGAGATGTTGCGCAGGGTGTTAGGGCTGAGGATTAAACGCCATATTTTCGGTAAGGAGGTCATTATTGATGAACCGAAGTACGTGAATGATGCGGCTAAGTTGGGTGTTATCAACAAGGATATCGTGGACTATTCAGCACTGCATAATTTGAAACAGATGCCTAATCCGATAAAGGTGTTCTTCAAATATCGGGCTGACCATGAGATAGAACGCATCAATGATGAGTTGGAGTTGATTATAGCAGACCTTTCGAATACGCGTGATGCCTATATATTAAACGAGCTGAACAAGTATCCTGTGCTTTCAGTGAAAGCTCATACACGCCCCTTTGAACGAAAGTGGCTCAATATTCTTTCAGCGGTTATCGTACCGTTAGGAATATTCTTCTATTGTAGGATGTGGCGTTTCCGCATGCGTCTGCTGCGCGATTTGAAAATAGTCCGGCAGACGAACTGCAATATTATCAACAGAATAGAAAGGGTAGAGGTGAAGTAA
- a CDS encoding DUF4831 family protein produces the protein MRKIATLLLGSMMFVAHAQQLVEGSTYYLPKTVVQFHILVEKTVYKPGELAIYSGKYLKMHDVETEPSTSYRIINMQVTSVGIPDTTQRHVAVIDKKHSIISLNRDDNGVLLAVNTEGSKPQPAQPFVSAPKPAPLNAHDYMNADILAAGSKPKMAELIASEIYEIRDSRNQLTRGEADNMPKDGEQLRIMMANLDKQERALMQTFIGTTEKDTTETVLTFIPEKEVNRQLLFRFSKKLGLVDVDDLGGRPFYISVEDLHSLPTLSLPDEGKKSKDVSGIYVNLPGKIRLSLFDGTRLFAKNELYAAQFGHTEALSGELFGKKMTTKIVLDPVTGNARKLEVVPLQ, from the coding sequence ATGAGGAAAATCGCAACCCTTTTGCTGGGGAGTATGATGTTTGTTGCACATGCACAGCAACTCGTAGAAGGCAGCACTTACTATCTGCCAAAAACGGTAGTACAGTTCCATATACTCGTTGAAAAAACGGTTTATAAACCGGGTGAGCTTGCTATCTACAGTGGAAAATATCTGAAAATGCACGATGTGGAGACTGAACCCTCTACCTCTTATCGCATCATTAACATGCAGGTAACCTCCGTGGGTATTCCCGACACAACGCAACGGCATGTTGCTGTGATTGACAAAAAGCACAGTATCATCAGCTTGAACCGTGATGATAACGGCGTTCTTCTTGCAGTTAACACCGAAGGAAGCAAGCCCCAACCGGCACAGCCCTTTGTCTCTGCCCCTAAACCTGCCCCCCTCAATGCACACGATTACATGAATGCCGACATTCTTGCTGCCGGTTCAAAACCTAAAATGGCTGAACTCATAGCTTCTGAAATCTATGAAATCCGCGACAGCCGTAACCAGTTGACACGTGGCGAGGCTGATAATATGCCGAAAGACGGCGAGCAACTGCGTATCATGATGGCCAATTTGGATAAGCAGGAGCGTGCTTTGATGCAGACGTTTATCGGCACGACAGAGAAGGATACGACCGAGACGGTCTTGACTTTCATACCCGAAAAGGAGGTGAACCGCCAGCTGTTGTTTCGTTTTTCGAAGAAGTTAGGCTTGGTAGATGTAGATGATTTGGGCGGACGTCCGTTCTATATCAGCGTGGAAGACCTGCACAGTCTGCCCACATTGAGCCTGCCCGATGAGGGAAAGAAGAGTAAGGATGTGAGCGGAATCTATGTGAATTTGCCTGGAAAGATAAGGCTTTCACTGTTTGACGGCACACGACTTTTCGCCAAGAATGAACTCTATGCCGCGCAGTTTGGCCACACGGAAGCACTCAGTGGCGAGCTTTTCGGCAAGAAAATGACTACGAAAATCGTGCTTGATCCTGTCACCGGAAATGCCCGAAAACTTGAGGTTGTTCCCTTGCAGTAG
- a CDS encoding bifunctional ADP-dependent NAD(P)H-hydrate dehydratase/NAD(P)H-hydrate epimerase encodes MKIFNSTQIHELDRYTVEHEPITSLDLMERAAKAIALTIMQRWPKEAPFVVFVGPGNNGGDALAVARLLAEEGYVVSVFLFNIHNHLSDDCAKNKQRLLDSKRIKAFNEVIVDFEPPRLDADTVVVDGLFGSGLNKPIAGGFASLVRYINQCKCKVVSIDLPSGLMTEDNTYNIRQNIVRADLTLTIQQLKLSMLMADCQQYLGEVRVLDIRLSPDFIAATDTPYSILEESDIRSRLRERNAFAHKGNMGTALLIAGSYGMAGAAVLATKACLRAGVGKVIVHTPKRNCNILQTSVPEAVLQIDKEETIFSEPVNTEDYEAVAMGPGLGQNETSAIALIAQIRRTQCPMVLDADALNILGVHRAWMQQLPEGIVMTPHVAEFDRLEGTMSNGCYDRLSKAIALAEGLHGYILLKGHYSALCTPDGKVYFNPTGNAGMATAGSGDVLTGIIAGLLAQGYSQEDASLIGMYLHGLAGDLAVRDLGQESLIASDLIEYLPKAFARIKE; translated from the coding sequence ATGAAGATATTCAATAGCACTCAAATTCATGAGCTTGACAGATACACTGTAGAGCACGAACCCATTACTTCGCTTGATTTAATGGAGCGTGCAGCCAAGGCTATTGCGCTTACAATCATGCAGAGATGGCCCAAAGAAGCACCTTTTGTGGTTTTCGTCGGCCCGGGAAACAATGGAGGTGATGCTCTGGCTGTGGCTCGATTGTTGGCCGAGGAAGGCTATGTAGTCAGCGTTTTCCTTTTCAATATTCACAATCATCTGTCGGATGATTGTGCAAAAAACAAGCAGCGACTGCTCGACAGCAAGCGAATCAAGGCCTTTAATGAGGTTATCGTCGATTTCGAACCGCCTCGTTTGGATGCTGATACAGTGGTTGTTGACGGCCTTTTCGGTAGCGGTCTCAACAAACCTATAGCGGGTGGGTTCGCTTCTTTGGTCAGATATATCAATCAATGTAAGTGTAAAGTGGTCAGTATAGACCTGCCTTCGGGACTTATGACCGAGGATAATACCTACAATATCCGCCAGAATATCGTGCGGGCCGACCTCACCTTGACCATACAACAGTTGAAATTGAGTATGTTGATGGCTGATTGTCAGCAGTATTTAGGTGAAGTTCGTGTGCTCGACATACGGCTTTCTCCCGATTTTATCGCTGCAACAGACACGCCATACAGCATTCTTGAAGAAAGCGATATACGCAGTAGGCTACGCGAACGCAATGCCTTTGCCCATAAAGGAAATATGGGAACGGCACTGCTGATAGCCGGTTCATATGGCATGGCGGGTGCTGCTGTGTTGGCAACCAAAGCTTGTCTGCGTGCAGGAGTGGGCAAAGTCATCGTTCATACGCCTAAACGCAACTGCAATATCCTGCAAACCAGTGTGCCCGAAGCAGTGTTGCAGATAGACAAGGAAGAAACAATTTTCTCGGAACCAGTGAATACTGAGGACTATGAGGCTGTGGCCATGGGGCCTGGCCTGGGGCAGAATGAAACTTCTGCGATAGCATTGATTGCACAGATTAGGCGCACACAATGCCCTATGGTGCTTGATGCTGATGCGCTAAACATATTGGGTGTGCACCGCGCATGGATGCAACAATTGCCCGAAGGCATTGTCATGACCCCTCATGTAGCCGAGTTCGACCGTCTTGAAGGCACTATGTCGAATGGTTGTTACGACCGTTTGTCAAAGGCAATTGCATTGGCAGAAGGGCTGCATGGCTATATATTGCTCAAAGGTCACTATTCTGCTTTGTGCACACCTGACGGTAAAGTGTATTTCAATCCGACGGGGAATGCAGGCATGGCTACGGCGGGAAGTGGTGATGTGCTGACGGGAATTATTGCCGGACTGTTGGCACAAGGCTACAGTCAGGAAGATGCTTCGCTCATCGGTATGTATCTCCATGGGTTGGCAGGCGACTTGGCTGTCCGTGATTTAGGGCAGGAGAGTCTCATTGCCAGCGACCTTATCGAATATCTTCCCAAGGCATTTGCGCGTATCAAAGAATAA
- the hpt gene encoding hypoxanthine phosphoribosyltransferase, which produces MSIVKIKDLTFKTFIPESEIQQRVKAVAEKINKDLDGKNPLLLAVLNGSFVFAADLIRNITIPCEISFVKLASYQGTTSTGKIKEVIGLNEDLTGRTVVIVEDIVDTGFTMKRMIETLGTRHPESIHICSLLVKPDKLQVPLDIEYAAIEIPNDFIVGYGLDYDQQGRQLRDIYTIVDK; this is translated from the coding sequence ATGAGTATTGTTAAAATCAAGGATTTAACGTTCAAGACGTTTATTCCGGAGAGTGAAATCCAGCAGCGTGTAAAGGCTGTTGCCGAGAAAATCAACAAGGACTTAGACGGCAAGAACCCTCTTCTGCTGGCCGTATTGAATGGTTCTTTTGTCTTTGCGGCCGACTTAATCCGCAACATTACCATTCCATGTGAAATCTCATTTGTGAAGCTTGCATCTTATCAAGGCACCACATCGACAGGCAAGATCAAGGAAGTCATCGGACTTAATGAAGATCTTACAGGCCGTACCGTCGTCATTGTAGAAGACATTGTCGATACAGGTTTCACCATGAAACGCATGATAGAGACTCTCGGCACACGTCATCCGGAGTCTATTCACATTTGCTCTTTGCTCGTTAAGCCTGATAAACTTCAAGTGCCATTAGATATAGAATACGCTGCAATAGAAATTCCCAATGATTTCATTGTGGGTTATGGACTCGACTATGACCAGCAAGGTCGTCAGCTCAGAGATATCTACACTATTGTAGACAAATAA
- a CDS encoding adenylate kinase, which translates to MKNIVIFGAPGAGKGTQSDKMIGKYGFGHISTGDVLRNEIKNGTALGKTAKSYIDNGQLIPDALMVDILASVYDSFGKEHKGVIFDGFPRTTPQAEALKKMLNERGHKIAAMIELSVPEEELMARLINRGKESGRSDDNEDTIKKRLNVYHTQTAPLIDWYKKEGVHHHVEGLGTVDDIFARISNVIDEL; encoded by the coding sequence ATGAAGAATATTGTAATTTTCGGTGCTCCTGGTGCAGGAAAAGGCACTCAAAGCGACAAGATGATAGGGAAGTATGGCTTCGGACATATCTCTACTGGCGACGTATTACGTAATGAAATCAAGAATGGAACAGCGCTTGGCAAGACCGCCAAAAGCTATATTGACAATGGTCAGTTGATACCCGATGCACTGATGGTTGATATTCTTGCAAGTGTCTATGACAGCTTCGGTAAAGAGCATAAAGGTGTTATCTTCGACGGTTTTCCACGCACTACACCACAAGCAGAAGCGCTGAAGAAGATGCTCAATGAGCGTGGCCACAAGATTGCAGCAATGATTGAACTGTCTGTTCCAGAGGAAGAACTCATGGCACGCCTTATCAATCGTGGCAAAGAGAGTGGCAGAAGCGATGACAACGAAGATACTATCAAGAAACGTCTCAATGTCTATCACACACAAACTGCACCGCTTATTGATTGGTATAAAAAAGAGGGTGTTCACCATCATGTAGAAGGTTTAGGCACCGTTGACGACATATTCGCCCGCATCAGCAATGTCATTGACGAGCTGTAA
- the obgE gene encoding GTPase ObgE produces the protein MDSNFVDYVKIYCRSGKGGRGSMHLRHVKYQPNGGPDGGDGGNGGSIYLRGNHNFWTLLHLKYQRHIYAEHGGNGGRDKCHGTNGKDTYIDVPCGTVVYNAETGKYVCDVTYDGQEVLLLKGGRGGLGNFQFRSATNQAPRYAQPGEPMEEMTIIMELKLLADVGLVGFPNAGKSTLLSALSSARPKIANYPFTTLEPSLGIVGYRDSKSFVMADIPGIIEGASEGKGLGLRFLRHIERNSLLLFMVPGDTDDIKKEYEVLLNELRQFNPEMLDKHRVLAVTKSDLLDDELIDMLKDTLPQDLPVVFISSVTGLGLNELKDVLWKELNSESNKLQEIMAEDTLVHRDKDMSIFADEIKAEGADEDDIEFIDEDDVEDLEDFEYDDETE, from the coding sequence ATGGACTCCAATTTCGTTGACTACGTAAAGATTTATTGCCGCTCGGGAAAGGGCGGAAGAGGCTCCATGCACCTGCGTCATGTAAAGTATCAACCCAACGGAGGCCCCGATGGAGGCGACGGAGGAAATGGAGGAAGCATTTATCTCAGGGGAAATCACAACTTCTGGACACTGCTTCACTTGAAATATCAGCGTCATATCTATGCAGAACATGGCGGTAACGGTGGGCGTGACAAATGTCACGGCACCAACGGAAAAGACACATATATCGACGTGCCTTGTGGCACTGTGGTCTATAATGCAGAGACAGGTAAGTATGTATGTGACGTCACTTATGACGGCCAGGAAGTGCTCTTGCTGAAAGGAGGACGCGGAGGTTTGGGCAATTTTCAATTTCGTTCGGCCACCAATCAGGCTCCCCGCTATGCTCAACCCGGTGAGCCTATGGAGGAAATGACCATTATCATGGAGTTGAAACTCCTTGCCGATGTCGGACTTGTGGGCTTTCCAAACGCAGGGAAATCAACGTTGTTGTCGGCTCTTTCGAGTGCCCGACCAAAGATTGCCAACTATCCTTTCACCACGCTTGAACCTTCGTTGGGCATTGTGGGCTATCGCGACAGCAAGTCATTCGTCATGGCCGACATTCCAGGTATCATCGAAGGAGCCAGTGAAGGCAAGGGACTTGGTCTGCGTTTCCTGCGACATATCGAACGCAACTCCTTGTTATTGTTCATGGTTCCAGGCGACACAGACGACATCAAGAAAGAATATGAGGTGCTGCTCAACGAACTTCGCCAGTTCAACCCCGAGATGTTAGACAAGCATCGCGTGCTGGCCGTGACTAAAAGTGACTTGCTCGATGACGAATTAATCGACATGTTGAAAGACACTTTGCCACAAGATTTACCCGTCGTTTTCATTTCCTCGGTTACGGGCTTGGGCCTCAACGAACTCAAAGATGTGCTTTGGAAAGAGCTTAACAGCGAGAGCAACAAGCTTCAGGAGATTATGGCTGAGGATACACTCGTACACCGTGACAAGGACATGAGCATCTTTGCAGACGAAATCAAGGCTGAAGGTGCCGATGAAGATGACATCGAATTCATTGATGAGGACGATGTAGAAGACTTGGAAGACTTTGAATACGACGACGAAACTGAATAA
- the pgeF gene encoding peptidoglycan editing factor PgeF, whose translation MIRPKLNEYSIAKGVRAFSSTRQGGVSKGVFGAFNINEFCGDNPDDIARNRLLLATELGITPDHIIMPHQVHEAKGIVIDNTWRHLTAEERRQKTEGYDAIMTQERSLCIGVSTADCIPVLLYDAKHDAIAAVHAGWRGTVKRIVEHTIQHMQQVFATQPADLHAVIGPGISCNAFEVGDEVYETFRAAGFDMSAISCYKDKWHIDLKACNRLQLLHAGLQDENIQTTNVCTYTRFEDYFSARRLGLNSGRIFTGIMLQA comes from the coding sequence ATGATCAGGCCCAAATTAAACGAATATAGTATCGCAAAAGGTGTCCGTGCTTTCAGCTCTACCCGTCAGGGAGGCGTCAGCAAGGGTGTCTTTGGCGCATTCAATATCAACGAATTCTGTGGCGACAACCCTGATGATATTGCGCGTAACCGCCTGCTTTTAGCCACGGAATTGGGCATTACACCTGATCATATCATTATGCCTCACCAAGTGCATGAGGCAAAAGGCATAGTCATCGACAACACATGGCGGCATCTTACCGCAGAAGAACGCCGACAAAAAACAGAAGGCTACGATGCCATCATGACCCAAGAGCGCAGTCTCTGCATCGGAGTGTCAACGGCAGACTGCATTCCTGTGCTCCTCTACGATGCCAAACACGATGCCATTGCTGCGGTTCATGCCGGTTGGCGAGGCACGGTAAAACGCATCGTTGAGCACACCATCCAACACATGCAACAGGTTTTTGCCACACAACCTGCCGACCTTCATGCCGTCATCGGTCCCGGCATATCATGCAATGCCTTTGAAGTGGGCGATGAAGTCTATGAGACTTTCCGTGCTGCAGGCTTCGACATGAGTGCCATTTCCTGTTATAAAGACAAGTGGCATATTGATTTAAAGGCTTGTAACCGCCTGCAACTGCTGCATGCCGGACTGCAAGACGAGAACATTCAGACAACAAATGTGTGCACTTATACACGTTTTGAAGACTATTTTTCTGCCCGCCGACTCGGACTCAACTCTGGCAGAATATTTACAGGTATCATGCTGCAGGCATAA